In the genome of Oceanispirochaeta sp. M1, one region contains:
- the iolG gene encoding inositol 2-dehydrogenase gives MKKKLNIGIIGAGRIGRVHAEGICNQISGASVKTMADPFMNDETAAWAQSMGVESTTKEYKDILADSEIDAVLICTPTDTHAQITREAAKAGKHIFCEKPIDLDVESIKQTLAIVEEAGVKFQIGFNRRFDHNFRAVKDAVEAGKVGDPHMIKIVSRDPSPPPIEYVKSSGGMFVDMTIHDFDMVRYLSGSEVEEIFVQGAVLVDPEIGKAGDIDTALITMKFANGAIGCIDNSRKAAYGYDQRAEVFGSKGSVATGNDTQSTAVLSTEDGIISEKPFHFFLERYMASFVQELREFCEAIINDTDTPLGGIDALRPVQIAIAAGESLKTGKPVKLNY, from the coding sequence ATGAAGAAAAAATTGAATATCGGCATCATAGGTGCCGGAAGAATCGGAAGGGTACATGCCGAAGGAATCTGTAATCAGATTTCCGGAGCATCAGTTAAAACTATGGCTGACCCATTTATGAATGATGAGACTGCTGCCTGGGCACAGTCCATGGGTGTTGAATCAACAACTAAAGAATACAAGGATATTCTAGCTGATTCAGAAATTGATGCTGTTCTTATCTGTACTCCTACAGATACACATGCACAGATTACAAGAGAAGCGGCAAAGGCAGGAAAGCATATCTTCTGTGAAAAACCCATTGACCTTGATGTCGAAAGTATCAAGCAGACTCTGGCAATTGTTGAGGAAGCGGGTGTGAAGTTCCAGATTGGATTCAACAGACGTTTTGATCACAACTTCAGAGCCGTAAAAGATGCTGTGGAGGCTGGCAAAGTCGGTGATCCCCACATGATTAAGATCGTTTCAAGAGATCCCTCACCACCCCCCATCGAATATGTAAAAAGTTCCGGTGGTATGTTTGTTGATATGACCATCCATGATTTTGATATGGTCCGTTATTTAAGCGGCAGTGAAGTAGAAGAAATTTTTGTTCAGGGTGCTGTGCTTGTTGATCCCGAAATAGGAAAGGCCGGTGATATTGATACCGCACTGATAACTATGAAATTTGCCAATGGTGCTATCGGTTGTATCGATAACTCCAGAAAAGCGGCCTATGGATATGATCAGCGTGCTGAAGTTTTCGGCAGTAAGGGATCTGTTGCGACTGGAAATGATACACAGTCTACGGCAGTACTCAGTACTGAAGATGGAATCATTTCTGAAAAACCTTTTCACTTCTTTCTTGAGCGTTATATGGCTTCCTTTGTACAGGAACTGAGAGAGTTCTGTGAGGCTATTATCAATGATACAGATACTCCCCTGGGCGGCATTGACGCATTGAGACCCGTACAGATTGCAATTGCAGCTGGTGAATCTTTGAAAACAGGAAAGCCTGTAAAACTCAATTATTAA